One stretch of Malus domestica chromosome 14, GDT2T_hap1 DNA includes these proteins:
- the LOC103455214 gene encoding dof zinc finger protein DOF5.6 (The RefSeq protein has 2 substitutions compared to this genomic sequence) gives MGHNSLQVCMDSSDWLQGTIREDSPMDSSSPLSGDMLTCSRPLVERRLRPQHEQALKCPRCDSTHTKFCYYNNYSLSQPRYFCKTCRRYWTKGGTLRNIPVGGGCRKNKKVSSKKPNDQSPSSLMNQHHHPGSSSSSISHIPTDLHLSFPDQMQFSHLNNLMLGSNMNPSSFMDISNPRPIDFMESKLEAIVGTARNYDFMGGGADLGMMGGYGNNMGGVSHGLEHQSSFHGICSSPFGMSSIDGQNGNFMDSCQRLMLPYDQANHEDHHQINAMDVKPNTKLLSLEWQDQAGCSDLGKDSFGYLNGLGSWSNVMNSYAPSTTNPLV, from the coding sequence GGAACGATTCGCGAGGACTCTCCGATGGACTCGTCCTCGCCGTTATCCGGTGACATGTTAACGTGCTCGAGGCCGTTGGTCGAGCGGAGGCTGAGGCCCCAGCATGAACAAGCCCTCAAGTGCCCTAGGTGCGATTCCACCCACACCAAGTTTTGCTACTACAACAACTACAGCCTCTCCCAACCTAGGTACTTTTGCAAGACCTGCAGAAGGTACTGGACCAAAGGCGGGACGCTCAGAAACATCCCCGTCGGCGGCGGGTGTAGAAAGAACAAGAAAGTTTCTTCCAAGAAACCCAATGATCAGAGCCCTTCATCGTTGATGAACCAACACCACCACCCTGGATCATCTTCGTCGTCGATATCTCACATCCCAACTGATCTCCACCTTTCTTTTCCCGATCAGATGCAGTTCTCACACCTCAATAACTTGATGCTTGGAAGTAATATGAACCCTAGTAGCTTCATGGACAATAGTAACCCTAGACCTATTGATTTCATGGAGAGCAAGTTGGAGGCTATAGTGGGGAATGCCAGGAACTATGATTTCATGGGGGGTGGTGCTGATTTGGGTATGATGGGTGGATATGGAAATAATATGGGTGGAGTTAGTCATGGATTAGAACATCAGTCAAGCTTTCATGGCATTTGCTCATCTCCATTTGGGATGTCATCAATTGATGGGCAGAATGGTAATTTCATGGACAGTTGCCAGAGGTTAATGTTGCCGTATGATCAAGCAAATCATGAGGATCATCATCAAATTAATGCAATGGATGTGAAACCAAACACGAAGCTCTTATCACTTGAGTGGCAAGACCAAGCTGGTTGCTCTGACCTTGGAAAGGACTCATTTGGGTACCTCAATGGCCTAGGATCATGGAGCAATGTGATGAACAGTTATGCCCCCTCCACAACAAATCCATTAGTCTAA